In Toxotes jaculatrix isolate fToxJac2 chromosome 20, fToxJac2.pri, whole genome shotgun sequence, the following proteins share a genomic window:
- the LOC121200343 gene encoding delta-type opioid receptor-like produces the protein MESAPVEIFKEENKCLSTLVEDCPVNSSAWMSGYSESRNVTHDDSWEQESMSPIIPIITAVYSVVFVVGLLGNCLVMYVIIRYTKMKTATNIYIFNLALADALVTTTMPFQSTDYLLNTWPFGEVVCKVFISIDYYNMFTSIFTLTMMSVDRYVAVCHPVKALDFRTPIKAKMINVCIWILSSAAGIPAFILGGTQTNSDITECALQFPEPYVYWDTLMKICVFVFAFVVPVLIITVCYSLMVLRLKSVRMLSGSREKDRNLRRITRLVVVVVAVFVVCWTPIHIFILVKALVSVPETTAIMAAYFFCVALGYTNSSLNPVLYAFLDENFKRCFKDFCLSAKLKGEKVSGSKKAPSTVREAAVPLENPDGTSKPT, from the exons ATGGAAAGCGCTCCGGTTGAAAttttcaaagaagaaaacaagtgCCTCTCCACGCTGGTGGAGGACTGTCCAGTCAATTCCTCAGCGTGGATGTCCGGATACTCTGAGAGCCGCAATGTGACCCACGATGATAGCTGGGAGCAGGAGAGCATGTCTCCCATCATCCCCATCATCACTGCAGTCTACTCCGTGGTGTTTGTGGTCGGTTTACTGGGCAACTGCCTCGTCATGTATGTCATCATCAG GTACACAAAGATGAAGACGGCCaccaacatttacattttcaaccTAGCCCTCGCTGATGCCCTCGTCACCACCACAATGCCCTTCCAGAGCACGGACTACCTGCTGAATACCTGGCCCTTTGGTGAGGTGGTTTGCAAGGTCTTCATCTCTATCGACTACTACAACATGTTCACTAGTATCTTCACTCTCACCATGATGAGTGTGGATCGCTACGTGGCTGTGTGCCACCCGGTGAAAGCCCTGGACTTCCGCACTCCGATCAAAGCCAAGATGATCAATGTGTGCATCTGGATCCTGTCCTCAGCCGCAGGGATACCTGCTTTTATTCTGGGTGGCACCCAGACAAACAGCG acaTAACTGAGTGTGCCTTACAGTTCCCAGAGCCGTACGTGTACTGGGACACACTGATGaagatatgtgtgtttgtctttgcctTCGTTGTGCCTGTGCTCATCATCACCGTGTGCTACTCCCTCATGGTCCTGAGGCTGAAGAGTGTCCGAATGTTGTCCGGCTCCCGGGAGAAGGATCGCAACCTGCGCCGGATCACCAGACttgtagtggtggtggtggctgtgTTCGTGGTCTGCTGGACGCCCATCCACATCTTCATCCTGGTCAAGGCGCTCGTGAGTGTGCCCGAAACCACCGCCATCATGGCCGCCTACTTCTTCTGCGTGGCTCTGGGCTACACCAACAGCAGCCTCAACCCTGTGCTCTATGCCTTTCTGGATGAGAACTTCAAACGGTGCTTCAAAGACTTCTGCCTCTCAGCCAAACTGAAAGGTGAGAAGGTGTCAGGGAGCAAAAAGGCCCCCAGCACTGTGCGGGAGGCCGCTGTTCCCCTGGAGAACCCAGACGGGACTAGTAAGCCAACATGA
- the chmp5b gene encoding charged multivesicular body protein 5 yields the protein MNRIFGRGKAKGPPPNLTDCIGTVDSRAESIDKKIARLDAELVKYKDQMKKMRDGPSKNMVKQKAIRVLKQKRMYEGQRDNLMQQSFNMEQTNYTIQTLKDTKTTVDAMKVGLKDMKKAYKNVKIDQIEDLQDQLEDMMEDANEIQESLSRSYGTPDIDEDDLEAELDALGDELLMDEDSSYLDEASTAPSIPEGLPGDKSTNRDGVLVDEFGLPQIPAT from the exons ATGAACCGCATATTTGGCAGAGGAAAAGCCAAAGGTCCGCCGCCGAACCTTACGGACTGCATAGGAACC GTTGATTCTCGGGCAGAGTCCATTGACAAGAAGATTGCCAGACTAGATGCCGAACTTGTCAAGTACAAGGATCAGATGAAAAAGATGAGAGATGGACCTTCAAAG AACATGGTTAAGCAAAAGGCTATTAGAGTTCTGAAGCAGAAGAGAAT GTATGAGGGCCAGAGAGATAACCTCATGCAGCAGTCGTTTAACATGGAACAAACAAACTACACAATCCAGACCCTTAAAGACACTAAAACCACA gttgatGCCATGAAAGTCGGCCTCAAAGACATGAAGAAAGCGTACAAGAACGTGAAAATTGATCAAATTGAG GATCTTCAAGATCAGCTGGAGGACATGATGGAGGATGCCAATGAAATCCAGGAGTCACTGAGCAGAAGCTATGGCACGCCTGACATTGATGAGGACGACTTGGAAGCAG AGCTGGACGCTTTGGGAGATGAGCTCCTGATGGATGAGGACAGCTCCTACCTGGATGAGGCCTCGACAGCTCCTTCCATCCCAGAGGGTCTGCCTGGCGACAAGTCAACCAACAGG GATGGTGTTCTGGTGGATGAATTTGGCCTTCCTCAGATTCCTGCTACATAA
- the fastkd3 gene encoding FAST kinase domain-containing protein 3, mitochondrial: MAFKVIRRFPLPGQFGIQRHLPVAPVCPFTRLPRTSSADQPSCVACVCTSAGRCIRRQGCRKFQPDCGIRSLSTIVREPYFVASSSVGLHKDSVPRFRLTQMHRPTAAEEQVFQERLESCSSSRQVCKLLRSVEILSDTMAAAALHRVADLEQEGNSLKDPTVLEKDTIRALCFQLEQDSGRLTDAGLVSALLACTRLFLDPWSTLMVRLVSESQDRLDRGQMSVGQLGTLGQAMLAIEGPGCVMLQQLMEDIQKQEPAQWSLSDLIAVYRLLQSGVCEDGKYRDLLNAMHTHAVTVTSRMDPAAVSTLLSALVTLNQTQAMPLVINLCKQAVRHVPHFTDEELALVVGALIHFGHSDHYFVQAMEKYVPTVAFTSQPETVTKVMQFFSRRNILSPTVFDAVAESFVYRADDYSTSQVARQIMAFGKLGYLPPNAGDVFRKVESILHTRFSQFQPRALLNLLHSCILVERFPVNFVSKVFGSYFLQQLQEQGTGMDRTILAQLTQLYMTVKLECPFYAGPRLHPKYRVKSFLTYGRSLETPVDPHLYNSVKTGLIELLGARSYFGSRVLTPYCYTLDVEIKLDEEGYVLPASHTDEVYKRIALCIDGQKRFTANVRQLLGKEAIKQRHLRLLGYEVVQIPYYEFDKLQNRNSVVEYLHQKIFPHTYRLSW, from the exons ATGGCTTTTAAGGTGATCCGGAGATTTCCGCTTCCCGGGCAGTTCGGGATTCAGCGCCACCTTCCCGTTGCACCTGTCTGCCCCTTCACCAGGCTCCCAAGAACCAGCAGTGCAGATCAGCCCTCATGTGTGGCCTGCGTGTGCACCTCAGCCGGCCGCTGCATCAGAAGGCAGGGCTGCAGGAAGTTCCAGCCGGATTGTGGGATTAGGAGCCTGTCCACCATAGTCAGGGAGCCTTACTTTGTCGCCAGTAGCTCTGTAGGACTTCACAAGGATTCAGTCCCCCGTTTCCGTCTGACCCAAATGCATCGAcccacagctgcagaggagcaggTTTTCCAGGAGCGTCTAGAGAGCTGCTCCTCATCCCGGCAGGTCTGCAAACTGCTGCGCTCAGTGGAGATCTTGTCTGACACcatggctgcagcagcacttCACCGGGTAGCTGACCTGGAGCAGGAGGGAAACTCTCTGAAGGACCCCACAGTGCTGGAGAAGGACACCATCAGGGCCCTGTGCTTCCAGCTGGAGCAGGACTCTGGAAGACTTACGGATGCTGGGCTGGTATCAGCTCTCCTGGCCTGCACACGCCTCTTCTTAGATCCTTGGAGCACTCTGATGGTGCGGCTAGTGTCTGAGAGCCAGGACAGGCTAGACAGGGGTCAGATGAGTGTAGGGCAGCTGGGTACCTTAGGCCAAGCGATGCTAGCCATAGAGGGTCCTGGCTGTgtgatgctgcagcagttgaTGGAGGACATCCAGAAGCAGGAGCCTGCCCAGTGGAGTCTATCGGATCTCATTGCTGTTTATAGGCTTCTGCAAAGTGGTGTCTGTGAAGATGGGAAATACAGAGACTTGTTGAATGCCATGCACACCCACGCTGTGACAGTCACCTCCCGTATGGATCCTGCCGCTGTCAGCACGCTGCTCAGTGCTCTTGTGACCCTGAACCAGACCCAGGCCATGCCTCTAGTGATCAATCTGTGTAAGCAGGCTGTGCGGCATGTACCTCACTTCACTGATGAGGAGCTTGCCCTTGTGGTTGGGGCGCTAATCCACTTTGGTCACAGCGATCATTACTTTGTGCAGGCGATGGAGAAGTACGTTCCCACAGTAGCATTCACCTCCCAGCCAGAGACAGTTACTAAGGTGATGCAGTTCTTTAGCCGGAGGAACATCTTATCTCCAACTGTGTTTGACGCTGTCGCTGAGAGCTTTGTATACCGAGCGGACGACTACAGCACCAGCCAGGTGGCCAGGCAGATCATGGCCTTTGGAAAGCTGGGATACCTTCCACCTAATGCAGGCGACGTGTTCAGGAAAGTTGAAAGCATCCTGCACACACGCTTTTCACAATTCCAGCCTCGAGCACTGCTCAACCTACTCCACTCCTGCATCCTGGTGGAGAGGTTCCCTGTTAATTTTGTCTCCAAAGTCTTTGGCAGTTActttctccagcagctgcaaG agcaagGCACAGGAATGGATCGGACCATCCTGGCACAGCTGACTCAGCTCTACATGACTGTGAAGTTGGAGTGTCCTTTCTATGCG GGTCCCAGGCTCCATCCGAAGTACCGCGTCAAGTCTTTCCTCACGTACGGACGCTCCCTGGAGACGCCGGTGGATCCACACCTGTACAACTCTGTGAAAACTGGACTGATTGAATTGCTTGGGGCTCGTTCATACTTTGGATCCAGGGTTCTGACGCCGTACTGCTACACACTTg aTGTGGAGATTAAACTTGATGAAGAGGGATATGTGCTGCCTGCCAGTCACACTGATGAAGTGTACAaaag AATAGCTCTTTGCATTGATGGACAAAAGAGGTTCACTGCAAACGTCAGGCAACTGCTTGGAAAGGAGGCCATCAAGCAGCGACACCTGAGGCTTCTGGGATATGAAGTTGTTCAG ATTCCTTACTATGAATTTGACAAACTGCAAAACAGGAACAGCGTGGTGGAGTACCTGCACCAAAAAATCTTCCCTCACACTTACAGGCTGAGCTGGTGA
- the myl12.1 gene encoding myosin, light chain 12, genome duplicate 1 → MSSKRAKGKTTKKRPQRATSNVFAMFDQSQIQEFKEAFNMIDQNRDGFVDKEDLHDMLASLGKNPTDEYLEAMMNEAPGPINFTMFLTMFGEKLNGTDPEDVIRNAFACFDEEGTGFIQEDYLRELLTTMGDRFTDEEVDELFREAPIDKKNNFNYVEFTRILKHGAKDKDD, encoded by the exons ATGTCGAGCAAAAGGGCTAAGGGAAAGACCACAAAGAAGCGCCCTCAGCGCGCAACCTCCAATGTCTTCGCCATGTTTGACCAGTCTCAGATTCAGGAGTTCAAGGAGGCCTTCAACATGATTGACCAGAACCGTGATGGGTTTGTCGACAAAGAGGACCTTCACGACATGCTGGCCTCACTGG GCAAAAATCCAACTGATGAGTACCTGGAGGCCATGATGAATGAAGCTCCTGGACCTATTAACTTCACCATGTTCCTGACCATGTTTGGAGAGAAGCTCAATGGCACAGACCCAGAGGATGTCATCAGAAATGCATTCGCTTGCTTCGATGAGGAGGGGACAG gttTCATCCAGGAAGATTACCTCAGAGAGCTGCTCACAACAATGGGTGACCGGTTTACAGATGAGGAGGTGGACGAGCTCTTCAGGGAGGCCCCCATCgacaagaaaaacaacttcaacTATGTGGAGTTCACACGCATCCTAAAGCACGGTGCCAAGGATAAGGACGATTAA